From a region of the Microbacterium sp. nov. GSS16 genome:
- a CDS encoding sugar ABC transporter substrate-binding protein — MKVTKRSILAFGALAVTSAIALSGCASSTPSADEDSSGKGAASKLTVWLDAERVDALKGAADAYEEKTGVTVDLVGKSVDDIKDDFIQQAPTGKGPDVVMGAHDWLGELSTNGVVAPIELGDSADGYLPVATQAATYEGTVYMLPYAVENIAMLRNTKLVPEAPKSFDDMVSKGTFVVELGAEGNPYNMYPFQTAFGAPVFGTDASGSYDPADLQLGSEGGFAFADWLAAQGQSGTLNTDIDGEIAKQQFLDGTAAFWLTGPWNVAAAVDAGIDVAIDPIPSPTAEAASPFAGVKGFFVSSESKNKVAANDFLVNYIGTEDVQLELFKAGNVLPALTAAADTAASDPIIAGFQTVGADAVPMPAIPAMGSVWQYWGIAEAAVINGADPKATWQKLTDDVSAAIK, encoded by the coding sequence ATGAAGGTGACCAAGAGAAGCATCCTCGCGTTCGGCGCACTCGCCGTCACGTCCGCAATCGCTCTGAGCGGCTGCGCGTCATCCACCCCCTCCGCCGACGAGGACTCGTCAGGCAAGGGCGCGGCCAGCAAGCTCACCGTCTGGCTCGACGCGGAGCGCGTCGACGCGCTCAAGGGCGCGGCCGACGCCTATGAGGAGAAGACCGGCGTCACCGTCGACCTCGTCGGCAAGTCGGTCGACGACATCAAGGACGACTTCATCCAGCAGGCGCCGACCGGCAAGGGCCCCGACGTGGTCATGGGTGCTCACGACTGGCTCGGCGAGCTGTCGACCAACGGTGTCGTCGCCCCGATCGAGCTCGGCGACTCGGCCGACGGCTACCTGCCCGTCGCGACTCAGGCGGCCACCTACGAGGGCACCGTCTACATGCTCCCGTACGCGGTCGAGAACATCGCCATGCTGCGCAACACGAAGCTCGTCCCCGAGGCTCCGAAGAGCTTCGACGACATGGTCTCGAAGGGCACCTTCGTGGTCGAGTTGGGCGCCGAGGGCAACCCGTACAACATGTACCCGTTCCAGACTGCCTTCGGCGCCCCGGTGTTCGGCACCGACGCATCGGGCAGCTACGACCCGGCCGACCTGCAGCTGGGCAGCGAGGGCGGCTTCGCCTTCGCCGACTGGCTGGCCGCACAGGGCCAGTCCGGCACGCTGAACACCGACATCGACGGTGAGATCGCCAAGCAGCAGTTCCTCGACGGCACCGCAGCCTTCTGGCTGACCGGGCCGTGGAACGTCGCCGCGGCCGTCGACGCCGGCATCGACGTCGCGATCGACCCGATCCCCAGCCCCACCGCAGAGGCGGCCTCGCCGTTCGCCGGTGTCAAGGGCTTCTTCGTCAGCTCGGAGTCGAAGAACAAGGTCGCCGCGAACGACTTCCTCGTCAATTACATCGGCACCGAAGACGTGCAGCTTGAACTGTTCAAGGCCGGCAACGTGCTGCCCGCACTGACCGCCGCCGCCGACACAGCGGCATCCGACCCGATCATCGCCGGGTTCCAGACCGTCGGCGCCGACGCGGTGCCGATGCCCGCGATCCCCGCGATGGGATCGGTCTGGCAGTACTGGGGCATCGCCGAGGCGGCCGTGATCAACGGCGCCGACCCTAAGGCGACCTGGCAGAAGCTCACGGACGACGTCTCCGCAGCGATCAAGTGA
- the malF gene encoding maltose ABC transporter permease MalF yields MTETMEQTAPPTKRQRQAAQIAEAAATPVGWMLLKILLLGIVDAVAVYAAFVLFANQEWLVLAVVIAVTAVVNYIYFSRRRVPAKYLTPGIIFLVVFQVFALVYTGYIGFTNYGTGHNGSKPQAVSALLASAQERVEDSPVYPVQIVEQAGVYGLLVTDPDTGDALLGTNDEPLREVDAQFDGGSATATDGWRTLPLAEVFSLSSELEKLSVPFSDDPNDGSLRTPDGQSGYLYISQLEYDAAADTITDTRNGVIYSDTGIGAFTADDGEQLLPGWQVNVGFDNFVRAVTDASIRGPLISVTVWTFVFAIVSVASTFFLGLLMALVFNNTRMRFRNTYRIIMILPYAFPAFLSALVWAGMMNESFGFINQVLLGGAEIPWLTDPTLAKVSILIVNLWLGFPYMFLVCMGALQGIPEDVNEAAVMDGANPWQIFRRIKLPLLLVTVAPLLISSFAFNFNNFNLIYMLTRGGPRFTDVSIPVGHTDILISMVYKVAFTGQTRDYGLASAFTILIFIVVATISIVSFRKTKALEELN; encoded by the coding sequence ATGACCGAGACCATGGAGCAGACCGCTCCTCCTACCAAGCGCCAGCGACAGGCCGCGCAGATCGCCGAGGCGGCCGCGACGCCGGTCGGCTGGATGCTGCTGAAGATCCTCCTGCTGGGGATCGTCGACGCGGTCGCCGTGTACGCGGCGTTCGTGCTCTTCGCCAACCAGGAGTGGTTGGTGCTCGCGGTGGTCATCGCCGTCACCGCCGTGGTGAACTACATCTACTTCTCGCGTCGACGCGTGCCCGCGAAGTACCTCACGCCCGGAATCATCTTCCTGGTCGTCTTCCAGGTCTTCGCGCTGGTCTACACGGGCTACATCGGCTTCACCAACTACGGCACCGGGCACAACGGCTCGAAGCCTCAGGCGGTCTCCGCGCTTCTCGCCTCTGCGCAGGAGCGCGTCGAGGACTCGCCCGTCTACCCGGTGCAGATCGTCGAGCAGGCAGGCGTCTACGGCCTGCTCGTGACCGATCCCGACACCGGCGACGCGCTGCTCGGAACCAATGACGAGCCGCTGCGCGAGGTCGACGCGCAGTTCGACGGCGGCAGCGCCACTGCGACCGACGGCTGGCGCACCCTCCCGCTCGCCGAGGTCTTCAGCCTGTCATCCGAGCTCGAGAAGCTCTCGGTGCCGTTCAGCGACGATCCCAACGACGGCAGCCTGCGCACTCCCGACGGGCAGAGCGGCTACCTCTACATCTCGCAGCTCGAGTACGACGCGGCCGCCGACACGATCACCGACACGCGCAACGGCGTCATCTACTCCGACACCGGCATCGGCGCCTTCACCGCCGACGACGGCGAGCAGCTGCTGCCCGGATGGCAGGTCAATGTCGGGTTCGACAACTTCGTCCGGGCCGTCACCGACGCCTCGATCCGCGGGCCGCTGATCTCGGTCACCGTATGGACGTTCGTCTTCGCGATCGTCTCGGTGGCATCCACCTTCTTCCTGGGGCTGCTGATGGCGCTGGTGTTCAACAACACCCGCATGCGGTTCCGCAACACCTACCGGATCATCATGATCCTGCCGTACGCCTTCCCCGCGTTCCTGTCGGCGCTGGTGTGGGCCGGGATGATGAACGAGAGCTTCGGCTTCATCAACCAGGTGCTCCTCGGCGGAGCCGAGATCCCATGGCTGACCGATCCGACGCTGGCGAAGGTGTCGATCCTCATCGTGAACCTATGGCTCGGATTCCCTTACATGTTCCTGGTGTGCATGGGGGCCCTGCAGGGCATCCCGGAGGACGTCAACGAGGCGGCCGTGATGGACGGCGCCAACCCCTGGCAGATCTTCAGGCGCATCAAGCTGCCGCTTCTGCTGGTGACCGTGGCGCCGCTGCTGATCTCGTCGTTCGCGTTCAACTTCAACAACTTCAACCTGATCTACATGCTGACCAGGGGCGGGCCGCGGTTCACCGACGTCTCGATCCCGGTCGGGCACACCGACATCCTGATCTCGATGGTGTACAAGGTGGCGTTCACCGGGCAGACGCGCGACTACGGTCTCGCCTCGGCGTTCACGATCCTCATCTTCATCGTGGTGGCGACGATCTCGATCGTCAGCTTCCGCAAGACCAAGGCCCTCGAGGAGCTGAACTGA
- a CDS encoding sugar ABC transporter permease — protein MSTQTLAPSKRSFGAWFADTGWRHLVAIVVSVFALFPLLYVLSASLNPKGTLTGSNQLFSAIGIDSYVRILTDPQNPYALWFLNTLIIATVTGLLTVFIGACAAYAFSRMRFAGRRVGLITVVVVQMFPQLLAVVALFMLMSTLGDWFPAIGLNTHTGLILVYLGGALGVNTYLMYGFFNTIPKEIDEAARIDGAGHARIFFTIILRLVAPILSVVGLLSFIGIVNEYVIASVILIDPEKQTLVVGLTKLVANPRYADWSAFSAGAVMAAIPVMILFLCLQKYIVGGLTAGAVK, from the coding sequence ATGAGCACCCAGACCCTCGCGCCGTCCAAGCGCTCCTTCGGCGCATGGTTCGCCGACACCGGATGGCGCCACCTCGTCGCGATCGTGGTGAGCGTGTTCGCGCTCTTCCCACTGCTGTACGTGCTGTCGGCATCGCTCAACCCCAAGGGCACGCTGACCGGCTCGAACCAGCTCTTCTCGGCCATCGGCATCGACAGCTACGTGCGCATCCTCACCGATCCGCAGAACCCCTACGCGCTGTGGTTCCTGAACACCCTGATCATCGCCACGGTCACCGGGCTGCTCACGGTGTTCATCGGCGCGTGCGCCGCCTACGCGTTCTCGCGCATGCGGTTCGCCGGACGGCGGGTCGGACTGATCACCGTCGTCGTCGTGCAGATGTTCCCGCAGCTGCTCGCGGTCGTCGCGCTGTTCATGCTCATGTCGACTCTCGGAGACTGGTTCCCGGCGATCGGCCTGAACACGCACACCGGCCTGATCCTCGTCTACCTCGGCGGCGCGCTGGGCGTGAACACCTACCTCATGTACGGCTTCTTCAACACGATCCCGAAGGAGATCGACGAGGCGGCCCGCATCGACGGCGCAGGGCACGCCCGGATCTTCTTCACGATCATCCTGCGGCTGGTGGCGCCCATCCTCTCGGTGGTCGGGCTTCTCTCGTTCATCGGCATCGTCAACGAGTACGTGATCGCCAGCGTCATCCTCATCGACCCCGAGAAGCAGACGCTCGTCGTGGGCCTCACCAAGCTCGTCGCGAACCCGCGCTACGCCGACTGGTCGGCCTTCTCGGCGGGGGCCGTGATGGCCGCGATCCCGGTGATGATCTTGTTCCTCTGCCTGCAGAAGTACATCGTCGGCGGTCTCACCGCGGGCGCGGTCAAGTAG